One genomic region from Phragmites australis chromosome 1, lpPhrAust1.1, whole genome shotgun sequence encodes:
- the LOC133911726 gene encoding pectin acetylesterase 5-like isoform X2, translating to MATDLLSSPLLPQRPRRMSPAAAWALAIASTLVLLLLLVPALRPSRTRCSRSSLDLVELTLVAAAHDKGAVCLDGSPPGYHLQTGSGTGSHNWLIHLQGGGWCDTIQSCSNRKMDALGSSNFMKAMGFDGILSNDQLQNPDFYNWNRVYVRYCDGASFAGDSQYEDQNGNKLFFRGLRIWEAVLDELMEKGLADSKQALLTGCSAGGLATLLHCDGFRTRFPQEVSVKCLPDAGFFLDAKDLLGKRSMWSVYNGVVHLQNVTKVLPKDCLANKDPAECYFPAELIKSISTPTFIVNSAYDSWQIQNVVAPDGSDPDKSWQSCKADIRKCNSTQMEVLNGFKKKMVNDLKAADDKMDWGWFIDSCFTHCQTVYGSSWKSPISPRLGNNKTMSQTVGDWYFGTGTRIREVDCDYPCNPTCPAANY from the exons ATGGCCACCGATCTCCTGTCGTCGCCGCTCCTCCCGCAGCGCCCACGGCGAATGAGCCCCGCGGCCGCCTGGGCACTCGCCATCGCGTCCACactcgtgctcctcctcctgctcgtgCCCGCCTTGCGCCCTTCCCGTACCCGCTGCTCCCGATCCTCACTGGACCTCGTCGAGCTCACCCTCGTCGCCGCCGCTCACGACAAGGGCGCGG TGTGCTTGGATGGAAGCCCGCCGGGCTACCACCTGCAGACAGGCTCCGGCACCGGATCCCACAACTGGCTTATCCATCTTCAG GGAGGAGGCTGGTGCGACACCATACAAAGCTGTTCCAACCGCAAAATGGATGCGCTTGGTTCATCCAACTTCATGAAAGCAATGGGCTTCGACGGTATTCTCAGCAACGACCAGCTACAAAATCCTG ATTTCTACAACTGGAACAGAGTCTACGTAAGGTATTGCGATGGGGCATCATTTGCTGGGGATTCCCAATACGAAGATCAG AATGGAAACAAGCTGTTCTTCAGAGGCCTGCGCATCTGGGAAGCGGTCCTAGATGAACTCATGGAGAAAGGACTCGCCGATTCCAAACAG GCCTTACTTACAGGTTGTTCTGCTGGTGGTCTGGCTACGCTACTGCATTGCGATGGTTTTCGAACACGGTTCCCGCAGGAAGTTTCAGTGAAATGCCTTCCCGATGCTGGGTTCTTTCTTGATGC AAAGGATTTATTGGGGAAAAGGTCCATGTGGTCCGTATACAATGGAGTTGTTCACCTTCAG AATGTTACAAAAGTTCTGCCCAAGGACTGCCTCGCAAACAAGGATCCGGCAGAG TGTTACTTTCCTGCCGAACTTATCAAGAGCATCAGCACCCCCACGTTTATTGTAAACTCTGCTTACGATTCCTGGCAG ATTCAAAATGTTGTGGCGCCAGATGGATCGGATCCTGATAAGTCATGGCAGAGCTGCAAAGCCGACATTAGAAAGTGCAATTCCACGCAGATGGAAGTTCTGAATG GATTCAAGAAGAAAATGGTGAATGACCTGAAGGCTGCCGACGATAAGATGGACTGGGGGTGGTTCATCGATTCATGCTTCACCCACTGTCAGACAGTATATGGAAGCTCGTGGAAATCACCAATCTCCCCAAGGCTTGGAAATAACAAG ACTATGTCTCAGACTGTTGGGGATTGGTACTTCGGAACAGGAACAAGGATAAGAGAGGTTGACTGCGACTATCCATGCAACCCCACATGCCCAGCTGCCAACTATTAA
- the LOC133911726 gene encoding pectin acetylesterase 5-like isoform X1, producing MATDLLSSPLLPQRPRRMSPAAAWALAIASTLVLLLLLVPALRPSRTRCSRSSLDLVELTLVAAAHDKGAVCLDGSPPGYHLQTGSGTGSHNWLIHLQGGGWCDTIQSCSNRKMDALGSSNFMKAMGFDGILSNDQLQNPDFYNWNRVYVRYCDGASFAGDSQYEDQQNGNKLFFRGLRIWEAVLDELMEKGLADSKQALLTGCSAGGLATLLHCDGFRTRFPQEVSVKCLPDAGFFLDAKDLLGKRSMWSVYNGVVHLQNVTKVLPKDCLANKDPAECYFPAELIKSISTPTFIVNSAYDSWQIQNVVAPDGSDPDKSWQSCKADIRKCNSTQMEVLNGFKKKMVNDLKAADDKMDWGWFIDSCFTHCQTVYGSSWKSPISPRLGNNKTMSQTVGDWYFGTGTRIREVDCDYPCNPTCPAANY from the exons ATGGCCACCGATCTCCTGTCGTCGCCGCTCCTCCCGCAGCGCCCACGGCGAATGAGCCCCGCGGCCGCCTGGGCACTCGCCATCGCGTCCACactcgtgctcctcctcctgctcgtgCCCGCCTTGCGCCCTTCCCGTACCCGCTGCTCCCGATCCTCACTGGACCTCGTCGAGCTCACCCTCGTCGCCGCCGCTCACGACAAGGGCGCGG TGTGCTTGGATGGAAGCCCGCCGGGCTACCACCTGCAGACAGGCTCCGGCACCGGATCCCACAACTGGCTTATCCATCTTCAG GGAGGAGGCTGGTGCGACACCATACAAAGCTGTTCCAACCGCAAAATGGATGCGCTTGGTTCATCCAACTTCATGAAAGCAATGGGCTTCGACGGTATTCTCAGCAACGACCAGCTACAAAATCCTG ATTTCTACAACTGGAACAGAGTCTACGTAAGGTATTGCGATGGGGCATCATTTGCTGGGGATTCCCAATACGAAGATCAG CAGAATGGAAACAAGCTGTTCTTCAGAGGCCTGCGCATCTGGGAAGCGGTCCTAGATGAACTCATGGAGAAAGGACTCGCCGATTCCAAACAG GCCTTACTTACAGGTTGTTCTGCTGGTGGTCTGGCTACGCTACTGCATTGCGATGGTTTTCGAACACGGTTCCCGCAGGAAGTTTCAGTGAAATGCCTTCCCGATGCTGGGTTCTTTCTTGATGC AAAGGATTTATTGGGGAAAAGGTCCATGTGGTCCGTATACAATGGAGTTGTTCACCTTCAG AATGTTACAAAAGTTCTGCCCAAGGACTGCCTCGCAAACAAGGATCCGGCAGAG TGTTACTTTCCTGCCGAACTTATCAAGAGCATCAGCACCCCCACGTTTATTGTAAACTCTGCTTACGATTCCTGGCAG ATTCAAAATGTTGTGGCGCCAGATGGATCGGATCCTGATAAGTCATGGCAGAGCTGCAAAGCCGACATTAGAAAGTGCAATTCCACGCAGATGGAAGTTCTGAATG GATTCAAGAAGAAAATGGTGAATGACCTGAAGGCTGCCGACGATAAGATGGACTGGGGGTGGTTCATCGATTCATGCTTCACCCACTGTCAGACAGTATATGGAAGCTCGTGGAAATCACCAATCTCCCCAAGGCTTGGAAATAACAAG ACTATGTCTCAGACTGTTGGGGATTGGTACTTCGGAACAGGAACAAGGATAAGAGAGGTTGACTGCGACTATCCATGCAACCCCACATGCCCAGCTGCCAACTATTAA
- the LOC133911713 gene encoding pectin acetylesterase 5-like — MPSLSTSSAPATHQLRLWWRRLGRRGAAGAAFATALLAAALFLTLSRYAAVPADSTSSPPSYGHRLPTLVELTLVDGAKDKGAVCLDGTPPGYHFLPGFGDGSDKWLLHLEGGSWCRSFESCARRKKTNLGSSAHMDRRVEFVGILSDDESQNPDFYNWNKVKIRYCDGASFSGNVEDEVKNGTSFFFRGQRIWEAAMAELLWKGLARAKQAFLTGCSAGGLSTYIHCDDFRALLPKTSTVKCLADGGFFLDVEDISGRRYMRSFYNDVTRLQDVRKRFPHCSSDMEPGQCFFPREVAKSITTPMFILNPAYDVWQVEHVLSPEGSDPQSLWQNCRMDITKCSSKQLEILQGFRKALLDAISEFKNRIDWGMFIDSCFIHCQSMNALTWHSPSAARINNKTVAEAVGDWFFNRREVKEIDCEYPCNPSCYNKVLDEPYKED; from the exons ATGCCGtcgctctccacctcctccgcgccgGCGACCCACCAGCTCCGTCTCTGGTggcgccgcctcggccgccgcgggGCCGCTGGGGCGGCATTCGCCACCGCGCTCCTAGCCGCCGCGCTCTTCCTCACCCTCTCCCGCTACGCCGCGGTCCCTGCGGATTCCACCTCTTCTCCCCCATCCTACGGCCATCGGCTCCCCACCCTCGTCGAGCTCACCCTCGTCGACGGCGCGAAAGACAAGGGCGCCG TGTGCTTGGATGGGACGCCGCCTGGGTACCACTTCCTGCCAGGATTCGGGGACGGATCCGACAAATGGCTCCTCCACCTAGAG GGTGGAAGCTGGTGTCGGAGTTTTGAGTCATGTGCTCGACGTAAGAAAACAAACCTCGGTTCCTCTGCCCACATGGATAGGCGTGTAGAGTTCGTCGGCATCCTCAGTGACGATGAATCTCAGAATCCAG ATTTTTACAATTGGAACAAAGTGAAAATAAGGTATTGTGACGGTGCATCATTCTCTGGAAATGTCGAAGATGAAGTCAAG AATGGCACAAGTTTCTTCTTCAGAGGCCAGCGTATCTGGGAAGCAGCCATGGCTGAACTTCTGTGGAAGGGGCTAGCCAGGGCTAAACAG GCTTTTCTTACTGGATGCTCGGCTGGTGGTCTTTCTACGTACATTCACTGTGATGATTTCCGAGCACTTCTACCAAAGACGTCTACTGTCAAGTGCCTCGCAGATGGTGGATTTTTTCTTGATGT AGAAGACATTTCTGGAAGAAGGTATATGCGGAGCTTCTATAATGATGTTACTCGGCTACAG GATGTGCGTAAAAGGTTCCCTCATTGCAGTTCAGATATGGAACCAGGGCAG TGCTTTTTTCCACGGGAAGTTGCAAAAAGCATCACCACACCAATGTTTATACTCAATCCGGCATACGATGTTTGGCAG GTGGAGCATGTCTTGTCTCCAGAAGGATCTGACCCTCAAAGTTTGTGGCAAAACTGCAGAATGGATATTACAAAATGTAGTTCGAAACAGCTTGAAATTCTCCAAG GTTTTAGGAAAGCACTGCTTGATGCTATAAGTGAGTTCAAGAATAGAATAGACTGGGGTATGTTCATTGACTCCTGCTTTATACACTGTCAGTCAATGAATGCTTTGACTTGGCATTCCCCATCAGCTGCTAGAATCAACAACAAG ACCGTTGCTGAAGCGGTGGGAGACTGGTTCTTCAATCGGAGAGAGGTGAAGGAAATAGACTGCGAATATCCCTGCAACCCGTCATGCTACAATAAGGTTCTTGATGAGCCCTACAAGGAAGACTGA